The nucleotide sequence GTCCTCGACACCCTCCGGGAGGTAGCGTCCGAGGTCGACGCCACTCCCGCACAGGTCGCGCTCGCGTGGCTCCTGCACCACGACCAGGTCGTGGGACCGATCGTCGGCGCCCGAACCGTCGACCAACTGGAGGAGAACCTCGGCGCCGCCGACATCTCCCTCTCCGACGACCAGTTCGACCGTCTCGCCGCCGCCAAGTCCGGCCCGTTCCCGGATATCGTCGATTCGCCGGCCCGGGGCGACCGGTAACCCCAGCAGTTATTAACGGGGGGCGTCACGGCCTTCTCGGGAACTCGTCACACGCCCGTCCCGCGACTGGCGTCGTGACGTTACACCGACGACGCGCGGAAAACAGACGGAGCCAACGATGTCACAACAGTCCAGTCTCGACGCAAAGCGACGCGCGATAAGTGTGTTCGGGCGACGGATGCTCGAACAGGGTCTCACGAAAGGTACCGGCGGGAACATCAGCGCCCGCGAGGGGGATACGATCGCTATCAGCCCCTCCGGGATGCCGTACGACGAGATCGATCCCGAGGACGTCCCGACGGTCGACCTACAGGGCGACCACGTCTCGGGGGACCGCGTCCCCTCCAGCGAACGCCGGATGCACGCGACGATCCTGCGCGAACGCGAGGACGTGGGTGCCGTCGTTCACACCCACTCGCCGTACGCGACGACCTTCGCCAGCCTCGACGAGCCCGTTCGCCCGTCGCATTACCTCATCGCCTTCGTCGGCGACGAGATCCCCGTCTCGGGGTACGCCACCTACGGAACCGCCGACCTCGCCGAGTTGGCCATCGATGCCCTCGGCGACGAGTACGACGCCTGCCTGTTGCGAAACCACGGCACCATCGCCGTCGGCGACACCGTCGAGGCGGCGTTCGAGCGCGCACTGATGGTGGAGTACTGCGCGCGGATCCACTACCAGGCGCGGAACATCGGCGAACCGACGCTGCTCCCCGACGAGGAGATCGGTCGCCTCCGTGGGATGTTCGAGAGCTACGGCCAGAGCAGCCAGGACGACGTCGACCCCGTCGCTCCCGCCCCCGATGCCGACGAGTTGGCCGACGGGCGCGAAGCGGTCTCCACCCTCGGCGTCGAGCTGCTCGAACAGGGTCTCACGAAGGGCACCGGCGGCAACGTCAGCGCCCGCGACGGCGACAGGGTGGCGATCAACCCCTCGGGAGTCCCCTACGGCGAGGTCACCCCCGAGACGGTCCCGATCGTCGACTTGGAGGGCGAACAGGTCACGGGCGAACTCGCGGCGTCGAGCGAGACGCCGATGCATACGATGATCTACCGCGAGCGCGACGACGTCGGTGGGATCGTCCACACCCACTCGCCGTACGCGACGACCTTCGCCAGCCTCGACGAACCCATCCCGGCGTCGCACTATCTCATCGCCTTCGCGGGCGACGAGGTGCCCGTCGCGGGCTACGACCGTCCGGGAACCGCGGAACTCGG is from Haloplanus salinarum and encodes:
- a CDS encoding class II aldolase/adducin family protein, whose translation is MLEQGLTKGTGGNISAREGDTIAISPSGMPYDEIDPEDVPTVDLQGDHVSGDRVPSSERRMHATILREREDVGAVVHTHSPYATTFASLDEPVRPSHYLIAFVGDEIPVSGYATYGTADLAELAIDALGDEYDACLLRNHGTIAVGDTVEAAFERALMVEYCARIHYQARNIGEPTLLPDEEIGRLRGMFESYGQSSQDDVDPVAPAPDADELADGREAVSTLGVELLEQGLTKGTGGNVSARDGDRVAINPSGVPYGEVTPETVPIVDLEGEQVTGELAASSETPMHTMIYRERDDVGGIVHTHSPYATTFASLDEPIPASHYLIAFAGDEVPVAGYDRPGTAELGRLAVETLGDEYDACLLRNHGTIAVGESPEAAFETSLMVEYCARIHYQARNIGEPTLLPDEEIDTLTRRFRNYGQTSGN